The following coding sequences are from one Roseburia hominis A2-183 window:
- the groES gene encoding co-chaperone GroES, with amino-acid sequence MKLVPLSDRVVLKQCEAEETTKSGIILTSSAQEKPQEAEVIAVGPGGMVDGKEVTMQVKTGQKVIYSKYAGTEVKLDGEEYIIVRQSDILAVVE; translated from the coding sequence ATGAAATTAGTACCATTGAGTGACAGAGTTGTATTAAAACAGTGTGAGGCAGAGGAGACCACAAAGTCTGGTATTATTCTTACCAGCAGCGCACAGGAGAAGCCGCAGGAGGCAGAGGTAATCGCCGTAGGTCCTGGCGGAATGGTAGACGGCAAGGAAGTTACCATGCAGGTAAAGACCGGACAGAAGGTCATCTATTCCAAATATGCAGGAACAGAAGTAAAGCTGGATGGAGAGGAATACATCATTGTAAGACAGAGCGATATTCTGGCTGTCGTAGAATAA
- a CDS encoding DUF2974 domain-containing protein yields the protein MANMMDYLDWRGDLTFTASGFNEVDNLLFAELVYTSFDGIVTGQSEAEAVTLAEASAAFWEQNSREEILARVSMTKAAPFVLEKMAKTERFRDVKLWGYVNDISEEEQSQFAVMCAGLPDGSIYVSFRGTDNTITGWREDFNMGYLSETPGQLKAAAYVEQMLGDGSCPVRIGGHSKGGNLAVYAAVHCSSGLQDRILAVYSNDGPGFRRDIVEGAAYQRVLPKIHTILPESSIVGMLLEHQEAYEVVRSSNSGIQQHDAMSWEVLGTSFVYVREVAAQSLMLDETMKAWIYQLNGEEREQIVDTVFGMLEAADIKTVDDFYHSKWKAVQELMKAKSHLPEKSQKVFAKALKLLWSEGNKTVRKTVKQVVGEKRR from the coding sequence ATGGCAAACATGATGGATTATCTGGACTGGCGGGGGGATCTGACTTTCACCGCGTCCGGATTTAACGAGGTGGATAATCTGCTTTTTGCGGAGCTGGTATATACTTCGTTTGACGGGATTGTGACCGGGCAGAGCGAGGCGGAGGCAGTCACGCTTGCGGAGGCATCCGCCGCGTTCTGGGAGCAGAACAGCAGGGAGGAGATCCTTGCGCGGGTGTCAATGACAAAGGCGGCGCCGTTTGTTTTGGAGAAGATGGCGAAAACAGAGCGTTTTCGTGACGTGAAGCTCTGGGGTTACGTCAATGACATCAGTGAGGAGGAGCAGTCACAGTTTGCGGTCATGTGCGCCGGGCTGCCGGATGGCAGTATCTATGTGTCGTTCCGCGGCACGGACAATACGATCACAGGGTGGAGAGAGGATTTTAATATGGGATACCTCTCGGAGACGCCCGGTCAGCTGAAAGCCGCTGCGTACGTGGAACAGATGCTTGGAGATGGCAGCTGCCCCGTGCGCATCGGGGGTCACTCCAAGGGCGGAAATCTTGCTGTCTATGCTGCAGTCCACTGCAGCAGCGGGCTGCAGGACCGGATTCTTGCGGTCTACAGCAACGACGGACCTGGGTTCCGCAGGGATATTGTAGAGGGCGCGGCATACCAGCGCGTACTGCCGAAAATCCACACGATTCTGCCGGAATCTTCGATTGTCGGAATGCTCTTGGAGCACCAGGAGGCGTATGAGGTGGTGCGCAGTTCCAACAGTGGAATCCAGCAGCACGATGCCATGTCGTGGGAGGTGCTCGGCACATCCTTTGTCTATGTCAGGGAGGTGGCGGCCCAGAGCCTGATGTTGGATGAGACGATGAAGGCATGGATTTACCAGCTGAACGGGGAGGAACGCGAACAGATTGTGGATACGGTATTCGGCATGCTTGAAGCGGCGGACATTAAGACGGTGGATGATTTTTACCACAGCAAATGGAAGGCGGTGCAGGAGCTGATGAAGGCGAAAAGCCACCTGCCGGAGAAGAGCCAGAAGGTCTTTGCAAAAGCCTTAAAACTCCTGTGGTCGGAGGGAAATAAAACTGTCCGCAAAACGGTGAAACAGGTCGTTGGAGAGAAGCGACGGTAA
- a CDS encoding Cof-type HAD-IIB family hydrolase, producing MKKAVFFDIDGTLWNEHMQVPESTTEAIRELRADGNYAFLCSGRSRSNIRSEKILGIGFDGIVAACGTHIEYEGKKVCERLLTPEEAEELLRVIEAYHMEAVLEGPHYIYANGEDFKEDPFIQYLRRELGEDVREIRGQTEYEINKLSAYMNGASVRAVEAELVPHFDVIEHNPQLIEVVPKGYTKATGIAQVCDILGVARENTYAFGDSTNDLEMLTYVGHGIAMGNGASAAKAAAEYVTTDIMNHGIKNGLKHYGLIG from the coding sequence ATGAAAAAAGCAGTGTTTTTTGATATAGACGGAACCTTGTGGAATGAGCACATGCAGGTGCCGGAAAGTACAACGGAAGCGATACGCGAACTTAGGGCTGACGGGAATTACGCGTTTTTGTGCAGCGGCAGAAGCCGGTCGAACATCCGCAGTGAGAAGATCCTTGGAATAGGGTTTGACGGGATTGTGGCGGCGTGCGGCACACATATTGAATATGAAGGAAAGAAGGTGTGCGAGAGGCTGCTTACGCCTGAAGAAGCGGAGGAACTTCTACGTGTCATTGAGGCATACCACATGGAAGCGGTGCTGGAGGGACCGCATTATATCTACGCAAACGGGGAAGATTTTAAGGAAGATCCGTTTATCCAGTACCTTCGCAGGGAACTGGGAGAGGATGTGCGGGAGATCCGCGGGCAGACGGAGTATGAGATCAACAAATTGAGCGCTTATATGAACGGGGCGAGCGTGCGTGCGGTGGAAGCGGAGCTGGTGCCGCATTTTGATGTGATTGAACACAATCCGCAGCTGATTGAAGTGGTGCCGAAGGGCTACACCAAGGCGACCGGAATAGCGCAGGTATGTGACATACTTGGGGTTGCCAGGGAGAATACGTATGCGTTCGGCGACAGCACGAATGATCTGGAGATGCTCACCTATGTGGGACATGGCATCGCCATGGGAAACGGGGCATCTGCGGCGAAGGCTGCCGCGGAGTATGTGACGACCGATATTATGAATCATGGAATTAAAAACGGACTGAAGCACTATGGGCTGATCGGATAG
- a CDS encoding 4Fe-4S dicluster domain-containing protein produces the protein MYADENVIKIKHDVLYEVAKLAFAGELDEKRDNIAMSLIPGPTPQFRCCIYKEREIIRQRVRLAEGKAPGLTDDGNVIQVISSACEDCPISSYIVTENCQNCLGKACINACKFGAIEPGRTRSHIDPTKCKECGRCAQACPYNAIAHLKRPCKFSCPVNAITYDEHGISVIDKKKCIRCGKCIHSCPFGAIGSKSFIVDVINALREGKHVYAMAAPATEGQFGDDITMASWKNAMKELGFTDFFDVGLGGDMTAAYESEEWAEAYKAGEKKVTSCCPAFVNMVRLHYPDLADCVSTTVSPMCAVSRLIKARDPEAITVFIGPCIAKKSEVVDQQIPGNADYVLTYSEIRAIMKAKSVVLQPAANDDQIASTFGKRFANSGGVTAAVLQSLKESEDEIDAKVCVANGAAECKKALLLLKAARLPEDFIEGMACEGGCVGGPSAFNDQISSKKNRDTLISQADDRGIHENIEHYEMNTISMHRE, from the coding sequence ATGTATGCTGATGAAAACGTGATCAAAATCAAACACGACGTACTCTATGAAGTGGCAAAGCTGGCATTTGCCGGTGAGCTTGACGAGAAGAGAGACAATATCGCAATGAGCCTGATCCCAGGTCCGACACCGCAGTTTCGCTGCTGTATTTATAAAGAAAGAGAGATTATCAGACAGAGAGTCCGTCTGGCGGAGGGCAAAGCGCCAGGTCTGACTGATGACGGCAATGTGATCCAGGTCATCAGTTCTGCATGTGAGGACTGTCCGATTTCCAGTTATATTGTAACGGAGAACTGCCAGAACTGTCTTGGAAAGGCTTGTATCAATGCCTGCAAATTCGGTGCGATTGAGCCGGGAAGAACCCGCTCCCACATCGATCCTACAAAATGTAAAGAATGTGGAAGATGTGCGCAGGCCTGTCCGTACAATGCAATCGCACATCTGAAGAGACCGTGTAAGTTCAGCTGTCCGGTCAACGCGATTACATACGATGAGCACGGTATCTCCGTCATCGATAAGAAGAAATGTATCCGCTGCGGTAAATGTATCCACAGCTGTCCGTTCGGAGCGATCGGCTCCAAGAGCTTTATTGTAGATGTAATCAACGCACTGCGCGAGGGTAAGCATGTCTATGCGATGGCTGCACCGGCGACCGAGGGACAGTTCGGGGATGACATCACGATGGCAAGCTGGAAGAATGCGATGAAAGAACTCGGATTTACCGATTTCTTCGACGTAGGTCTCGGCGGTGATATGACGGCAGCTTACGAGTCCGAGGAGTGGGCGGAAGCTTACAAGGCGGGCGAGAAGAAAGTTACCTCCTGCTGTCCGGCATTCGTAAATATGGTACGCCTGCACTATCCGGATCTGGCAGACTGTGTATCGACGACGGTATCTCCGATGTGTGCGGTTTCCCGCCTTATCAAGGCAAGAGATCCGGAAGCCATCACGGTATTTATCGGACCGTGTATCGCAAAGAAGTCTGAGGTTGTGGATCAGCAGATTCCGGGCAATGCAGACTATGTACTGACCTACAGTGAGATCCGTGCGATCATGAAAGCGAAGAGCGTCGTACTGCAGCCGGCTGCAAACGATGATCAGATCGCATCCACCTTCGGTAAGCGTTTTGCAAATTCCGGCGGTGTAACCGCAGCTGTTCTTCAGAGTCTGAAAGAGTCTGAGGATGAGATCGATGCAAAGGTATGCGTTGCAAACGGAGCTGCCGAGTGTAAGAAAGCACTGCTTCTTCTGAAAGCAGCCAGACTGCCGGAGGATTTCATCGAGGGTATGGCATGCGAGGGCGGCTGTGTCGGCGGACCGAGTGCGTTCAACGACCAGATCTCTTCCAAGAAGAACCGTGACACTCTGATTTCCCAGGCAGATGACCGTGGAATTCATGAGAACATTGAGCATTACGAGATGAACACCATCTCCATGCACAGAGAGTAA
- a CDS encoding iron-containing alcohol dehydrogenase, translating to MNGKHAIYRVYQALCAGMLSLFPAGRQTLVQGDGCITRIPELLKTHGIKGVQVITTPGTIRRGTVAPLLAQCEDAGIRTVLYTGVSPDPTVAEVEAAAECFLVSGCEAILAIGGGSVIDCAKVAGARAVKRDLPVGKMSGMLKIHKKLPLLLAVPTTAGTGSEVTLAAVITDETCHYKHAVMDYCLIPRYAFLDPGLSCSLPPDMTAYSGMDAMTHAVEAYCNRFCSPKMKAHAMKAVSLIGANLLTAYREPANKAARMNMLTGSYEAGIAFTNAYVGYVHAIAHGIGGLYHVPHGEANAILLPKVLAAYGSAVYEPLARLERKVRAAWGKPEREVRMSGAEPEREVRMSGAGMERKVCASGAEDGNSKETDAVLAEAFIERIRRMNRSMGIPEQLAMLRKEDVPELAARALKEGNPNYPVPVIWEEEQMRAFLMEQVPK from the coding sequence ATGAATGGAAAACATGCCATATACCGCGTCTATCAGGCGCTCTGCGCGGGGATGCTTTCCCTGTTTCCTGCGGGAAGACAGACGCTGGTGCAGGGGGACGGGTGTATCACCAGGATACCGGAATTATTGAAGACACACGGGATAAAAGGGGTGCAGGTCATTACCACGCCGGGAACGATCCGGCGCGGGACGGTCGCGCCGCTTCTGGCGCAGTGTGAGGATGCCGGCATCCGGACGGTGTTATACACAGGTGTATCGCCCGATCCGACCGTGGCGGAGGTGGAGGCGGCAGCGGAATGTTTTTTGGTATCCGGCTGTGAGGCGATCCTTGCCATCGGAGGCGGCTCTGTCATAGACTGCGCCAAGGTCGCGGGAGCGCGCGCTGTAAAGAGAGATCTCCCGGTCGGAAAAATGAGCGGGATGCTTAAGATCCACAAAAAGCTGCCGCTCCTTCTTGCGGTGCCGACGACGGCGGGAACCGGTTCGGAGGTGACGCTGGCGGCTGTCATCACGGACGAGACATGCCACTATAAGCATGCCGTCATGGATTACTGTCTCATACCGCGCTACGCATTTCTCGATCCGGGGCTTAGCTGTTCCCTGCCGCCGGATATGACCGCCTATAGTGGGATGGATGCGATGACGCACGCGGTGGAGGCGTACTGCAACCGGTTCTGTTCCCCGAAAATGAAAGCGCATGCCATGAAGGCGGTGAGCCTGATTGGTGCCAATCTGCTGACGGCTTACCGCGAACCTGCGAACAAGGCGGCACGGATGAATATGCTGACCGGTTCCTACGAGGCGGGGATCGCGTTTACCAATGCCTATGTCGGGTACGTGCATGCGATTGCACATGGGATCGGCGGACTCTACCATGTCCCGCACGGGGAGGCGAATGCGATTCTGCTGCCGAAGGTGCTTGCGGCATACGGGAGTGCCGTGTATGAGCCGCTGGCCAGGCTGGAGAGGAAAGTGCGCGCAGCCTGGGGGAAGCCGGAGAGGGAAGTGCGCATGTCCGGAGCAGAGCCGGAGAGGGAAGTGCGAATGTCCGGAGCAGGAATGGAGAGGAAAGTGTGCGCATCCGGGGCGGAGGATGGAAACAGCAAGGAGACGGACGCCGTGCTGGCGGAGGCGTTTATTGAGAGAATCCGCCGGATGAACCGGAGCATGGGCATCCCGGAGCAGCTTGCCATGCTGCGCAAGGAGGACGTGCCGGAACTTGCGGCGCGCGCGCTCAAAGAGGGCAATCCGAACTACCCCGTTCCCGTGATCTGGGAAGAGGAGCAGATGCGGGCGTTCCTGATGGAACAGGTACCAAAGTAA
- a CDS encoding class II aldolase/adducin family protein produces the protein MEEQMARRLVAAEGKKLQQAGLVARTWGNISCRIDENHFVITPSGLDYETMTARDLVLMDIRNGVCCGAHKPSSEKGVHLAAYQIFPEVGYVIHTHQTYATAIGLCGFEQLAMTEEEAEKLGGIARAAYGLSSTEKLAGAVYDAMQSGAKVVFMVHHGVLICGKDREEAFSRAMLLEEICKRSILGQPKKKPRKDQKRQEKLFHVLQKHFHYVGICDTPAVLLCAASGRGIPAQVDDMAQMIGRKIPCCLHVRRDMLGLLRKYGAVLVPRVGVVVSAGTADDVEALKALVAKAAVCCLHVRATGASATLSPVNVAIQHYHYVKKYALQKDGEA, from the coding sequence ATGGAAGAACAGATGGCGAGACGCCTTGTCGCAGCGGAGGGAAAAAAGCTGCAGCAGGCGGGACTGGTGGCGAGAACCTGGGGCAATATCAGCTGCCGTATCGACGAGAATCATTTTGTCATCACGCCGAGCGGGCTGGATTATGAGACGATGACGGCGCGGGATCTGGTGCTGATGGACATAAGAAACGGTGTGTGCTGCGGCGCGCATAAGCCTTCGAGTGAAAAGGGTGTGCATCTGGCGGCGTATCAGATATTCCCGGAGGTGGGGTATGTCATTCACACCCATCAGACCTATGCCACGGCGATCGGGCTCTGCGGCTTTGAGCAGCTTGCCATGACGGAGGAAGAGGCAGAGAAGCTCGGCGGGATCGCGAGAGCGGCATACGGGCTTTCCAGTACGGAGAAGCTTGCAGGGGCGGTCTACGATGCCATGCAGTCAGGAGCAAAGGTGGTCTTTATGGTGCACCACGGCGTGCTGATCTGCGGAAAGGACAGGGAGGAGGCGTTTTCCCGCGCCATGCTCTTAGAGGAGATCTGTAAGAGGAGCATTTTGGGACAGCCGAAAAAGAAGCCGAGAAAAGACCAGAAGCGCCAGGAAAAGCTGTTTCACGTCTTACAGAAGCATTTTCATTATGTGGGAATCTGCGATACGCCGGCAGTCCTTCTCTGCGCGGCGAGCGGACGGGGAATCCCGGCGCAGGTGGATGATATGGCGCAGATGATCGGCAGGAAGATTCCGTGCTGTCTTCATGTGCGCAGAGATATGCTTGGACTCTTAAGAAAATACGGCGCGGTGCTTGTGCCGCGTGTCGGCGTTGTGGTATCCGCGGGAACGGCGGATGATGTGGAGGCGTTAAAGGCGCTTGTGGCAAAGGCGGCGGTCTGCTGTCTGCATGTGCGCGCGACGGGCGCGTCGGCAACGCTCTCTCCGGTCAATGTGGCGATCCAGCATTATCATTATGTGAAAAAGTATGCCCTGCAGAAAGATGGGGAAGCATAA
- a CDS encoding DUF4153 domain-containing protein, protein MEEIMIGREMNSKEMIPEEENQEGAKIFGKLAGASLLYALVYTGCLFENVMGLASVLWVASSVWYVRFVFRMFGEKERRDNGIVLGMIVLLGISTVLTGNEWIGWMNDLIIFVLLVGILLHNFAQDTGWNFGKYLAEIVAAVCGAVCFIGKPFADGGAFYRSKKTRESHAGWYVLIGICAAVPCLMVLVLLLMSADMVFADLLVRFAGVFRFPVKLLRILLMLVFGFLSSYCGVRYVQKHAADIKPSAGKTAEPLIAIAFTAPIAVLYLLFSAIQIVYLFIGNMQLPAGVTYAEYARRGFFQLLFVCVLNLAAVLFIQSYFKENRVLKALLLAISGCTLIMTASSACRMLLYIRAYQLTFLRVSVLVALAVIALLMAGVIAKIVKPQFPLFRYGFVLVGAVYLVFSFSHVDYFIAAYNLTHTSWEASGEETVDYSYLYTLSTDAAPAIEKYAGKSGAADYRKQGWYQLYCEANEEALNATGLRTYNVSHAVAKQLLMEDNRE, encoded by the coding sequence ATGGAAGAGATCATGATCGGTAGGGAAATGAATTCGAAGGAAATGATTCCGGAGGAAGAAAATCAGGAAGGGGCAAAGATTTTCGGGAAGCTGGCGGGCGCCAGCCTGCTCTATGCGCTTGTATACACGGGATGCCTGTTTGAAAATGTGATGGGACTGGCGTCGGTGCTTTGGGTGGCGTCGAGTGTGTGGTATGTACGTTTTGTGTTCCGAATGTTCGGGGAAAAGGAGAGACGGGACAATGGCATTGTGCTGGGGATGATTGTACTGCTTGGAATCTCTACCGTTCTGACGGGAAACGAATGGATCGGCTGGATGAATGATCTTATTATTTTCGTGCTGCTTGTGGGGATTCTTCTGCACAACTTCGCGCAGGATACCGGGTGGAATTTCGGAAAATATCTGGCGGAGATTGTGGCGGCGGTGTGCGGGGCGGTCTGCTTTATCGGGAAGCCGTTTGCGGATGGCGGAGCATTTTACCGCAGCAAAAAGACAAGGGAGAGCCATGCGGGCTGGTATGTTCTCATCGGGATCTGCGCGGCGGTGCCCTGTCTGATGGTTCTGGTGCTCCTGTTAATGTCTGCGGACATGGTATTTGCAGATTTGCTCGTACGGTTTGCGGGAGTGTTCCGGTTCCCGGTGAAGCTGCTTCGGATTCTGCTCATGCTGGTGTTTGGATTCTTATCCTCCTACTGCGGTGTGCGGTATGTACAAAAGCACGCGGCAGACATTAAGCCTTCCGCCGGAAAAACAGCGGAACCGCTGATAGCGATTGCGTTTACCGCGCCGATTGCCGTGCTGTATCTTCTGTTTTCGGCAATCCAGATCGTGTATCTTTTTATCGGAAACATGCAGCTTCCGGCGGGGGTTACTTATGCGGAGTACGCCAGACGCGGTTTTTTTCAGCTTCTGTTCGTATGTGTGCTGAATCTGGCGGCGGTGCTTTTCATCCAGAGCTATTTTAAGGAGAACAGAGTATTGAAGGCGCTGCTCCTTGCCATTTCAGGCTGCACGCTTATTATGACAGCGTCGAGCGCCTGCCGGATGCTTCTCTATATCCGGGCGTACCAACTGACGTTTCTGCGTGTGTCAGTGCTGGTGGCACTGGCGGTGATTGCACTTTTGATGGCTGGCGTGATCGCAAAGATCGTAAAACCGCAGTTTCCGCTGTTCCGGTATGGATTTGTTCTGGTGGGAGCGGTGTATCTCGTATTTTCCTTTTCGCATGTGGATTATTTTATCGCCGCTTACAATCTGACGCACACCTCGTGGGAAGCGTCCGGGGAGGAGACGGTGGACTACAGCTATCTTTACACGCTCTCGACGGATGCGGCGCCGGCAATTGAAAAATATGCGGGAAAAAGCGGCGCGGCGGACTACAGAAAGCAGGGCTGGTATCAGCTGTACTGCGAGGCGAATGAAGAGGCATTAAATGCGACGGGACTTCGGACATATAATGTTTCACATGCGGTTGCAAAACAGCTTCTGATGGAAGATAATAGAGAATAG
- a CDS encoding helix-turn-helix domain-containing protein: protein MAIRINIDVMLAKRKMSVTELSEKVGITMANISILKNGKAKAIRMDTLDKICRSLGCQPGDILEYVEEEGEENGDGRDHDR, encoded by the coding sequence ATGGCAATCAGGATCAATATAGATGTCATGCTGGCGAAGCGGAAAATGAGCGTGACTGAGTTATCGGAAAAAGTCGGCATTACAATGGCGAATATTTCGATTTTAAAGAACGGAAAGGCAAAGGCGATCCGGATGGATACGCTTGATAAGATCTGCCGGTCATTGGGCTGTCAGCCGGGAGATATTCTGGAGTATGTAGAGGAAGAAGGGGAGGAGAACGGCGATGGAAGAGATCATGATCGGTAG
- a CDS encoding DUF2975 domain-containing protein — MSQKQVAGWLKGITLSIAGMGLLFFGLVVPYLAWDMAVTYPDYAALRIPGILYGWGIAVFCYAILYQFWKVCVQIGRDNSFSGENARSFVVISRLAFVLAVVWFAGILFLAAKRALGPAFLIFMILLIFINVVIAVLAAALSHLIYKSYEMKQDAELTI, encoded by the coding sequence ATGAGTCAGAAACAGGTGGCAGGTTGGTTAAAGGGGATCACACTTTCGATTGCAGGGATGGGACTGTTGTTCTTCGGGCTGGTGGTGCCGTATCTGGCATGGGACATGGCGGTGACATATCCGGACTACGCGGCGCTCCGCATTCCGGGGATTCTCTACGGGTGGGGCATTGCGGTGTTCTGCTATGCCATTCTCTATCAGTTCTGGAAGGTCTGCGTGCAGATCGGACGCGACAATTCTTTTTCTGGTGAGAATGCAAGGTCGTTTGTGGTAATCAGCAGGCTGGCGTTTGTGCTGGCGGTGGTCTGGTTTGCAGGAATTCTGTTCCTCGCGGCAAAGCGGGCGCTTGGACCGGCATTTCTGATTTTTATGATTCTGCTCATTTTTATCAATGTGGTGATCGCGGTGCTTGCGGCGGCGCTGTCCCATCTGATCTATAAGTCGTATGAGATGAAGCAGGATGCGGAGTTGACAATATAG
- a CDS encoding vWA domain-containing protein, with product MGHIQTQEEWEVQMAEKILSYVRNELYLELRYLDVAFSALVPQADASLQSFATDGGHLFYSTEQILRVFEKNAPYLNRAYLHTVLHCIFSHPWIAGNRDRRLWNLACDVAVEYTIDGLGKKCTKRILSWTRQKLYEELREQKKGVSAAVVYDLLWERYFPLPAEGMPVCEEWQALAREFYTDSHKYWPKRENDAAKCAAAADNQKKWNQIARQTRMEQERRGEKPKDGEDLLAAQLAAGKSRRSYRDFLQKFAVLHEELHADPEEFDLSYYTYGLSVYGNLPLIEPLESREVEKIREFVIVIDTSYSTSGELVEQFLRETANILHQSDSFFARSVIRVLQCDNAVRSDAKITGEQEMEVFLKNFTLLGGGGTDFRPAFSYVNDLLEQGELKELAGLLYFTDGKGRYPAKRPDYRTAFLFLEDYDEAAVPPWAMRLLLEKEEFLN from the coding sequence ATGGGACATATACAGACACAGGAAGAATGGGAAGTGCAGATGGCGGAAAAGATACTTTCTTATGTGCGCAACGAACTGTACCTGGAATTGCGGTATCTGGACGTCGCATTCTCGGCGCTTGTGCCGCAGGCGGATGCGTCGTTGCAGAGCTTTGCCACGGACGGGGGACATCTGTTCTACTCCACAGAGCAGATACTGCGTGTGTTTGAGAAAAATGCACCGTACCTAAACCGTGCCTATCTTCACACAGTGCTGCACTGTATTTTCTCCCATCCGTGGATTGCGGGGAACCGCGACAGGCGGCTGTGGAATCTCGCCTGTGATGTTGCTGTGGAATATACGATTGACGGTCTGGGAAAAAAATGTACGAAACGGATCTTAAGCTGGACGCGCCAGAAGCTGTACGAAGAACTGCGGGAACAAAAAAAAGGCGTGTCGGCTGCCGTCGTCTACGATCTTTTGTGGGAGCGCTATTTCCCGCTGCCGGCGGAGGGAATGCCGGTCTGTGAGGAATGGCAGGCGTTAGCGCGCGAATTTTACACGGACAGTCACAAATATTGGCCGAAGAGGGAGAACGATGCGGCAAAGTGTGCGGCTGCGGCGGACAATCAGAAAAAGTGGAATCAGATCGCCAGGCAGACCCGCATGGAGCAGGAGCGGCGGGGAGAGAAGCCCAAGGACGGTGAAGACCTTTTGGCGGCGCAGCTTGCGGCGGGGAAAAGCAGACGAAGCTACCGGGATTTCCTGCAGAAATTTGCCGTGCTGCACGAGGAACTGCATGCCGACCCGGAGGAATTTGATCTGAGTTATTACACATACGGACTTTCGGTATACGGGAATCTGCCGCTTATCGAGCCGCTTGAGAGCAGGGAGGTAGAGAAGATCCGCGAGTTTGTGATCGTGATTGACACCAGCTATTCCACCAGCGGTGAACTGGTCGAACAGTTTTTGCGCGAGACGGCAAACATCCTGCACCAGAGCGACAGTTTCTTTGCGCGTTCCGTGATCCGGGTTTTACAGTGCGACAATGCGGTGCGAAGCGATGCAAAGATCACGGGTGAGCAGGAGATGGAGGTGTTTCTTAAGAACTTTACACTCCTTGGCGGGGGCGGCACGGATTTTCGCCCGGCATTTTCCTATGTCAATGATCTTCTGGAACAGGGAGAATTAAAAGAGCTGGCGGGACTGCTCTATTTTACGGACGGAAAGGGGCGGTATCCGGCAAAACGCCCGGACTACCGGACTGCGTTTCTGTTTCTGGAGGACTATGACGAAGCGGCGGTGCCGCCGTGGGCCATGCGGCTTTTGCTCGAGAAAGAGGAATTTTTAAATTGA
- a CDS encoding leucine-rich repeat protein: protein MNYKLYWELTNEGDARLLRAFGETPEPRFPAEIEGRAITEIGDYCFAAQAHLPAECRCSYVQAEPGADGAPETAPDGEMQAEPGADGAPETAPDGEMQAEPETDGAPETDDALAELAGAYITRVTLPEGIKKIGNFAFYNATELAELELGSGIDTLGSDAFMNCRSLSRLLLHADPGQKTGLRLLLAQLSSDLEVTLSGENGVWAKLLFPEYYESYDEIAPAHIFGRNIVGEGFRARQSFREDVLDFAQYDKIFPQACVDESEATLGRLALDRVRYAAELSEAPRGLYEEYLKAHSGYLIRRITDDRDLELAEDCCSRKFLTREDVAACAMRAGEADWAEGAAALLHLMQQYFAEKTPDECYSFDDF, encoded by the coding sequence ATGAACTATAAGTTATACTGGGAGCTGACAAATGAGGGAGACGCGCGGCTGCTTCGGGCGTTTGGCGAGACGCCGGAGCCGCGTTTCCCGGCAGAGATAGAGGGAAGAGCGATTACGGAGATCGGGGACTACTGCTTTGCGGCGCAGGCGCATCTCCCGGCAGAATGCCGGTGCAGTTATGTGCAGGCGGAGCCGGGAGCAGACGGCGCACCGGAGACAGCGCCGGACGGGGAGATGCAGGCGGAGCCGGGAGCAGACGGCGCACCGGAGACAGCGCCGGACGGGGAGATGCAGGCGGAGCCGGAGACAGACGGCGCACCGGAGACAGACGATGCGCTTGCGGAACTGGCGGGGGCATACATAACGCGCGTGACGCTGCCGGAGGGCATAAAAAAGATCGGAAACTTTGCTTTTTATAATGCCACGGAGCTGGCGGAACTGGAGCTTGGAAGCGGGATAGACACGCTGGGGAGCGATGCATTTATGAACTGCCGGAGCCTGTCGCGGCTGTTACTGCATGCGGACCCCGGGCAAAAGACGGGGCTCAGGCTTTTGCTGGCACAGCTTTCGTCGGATCTGGAAGTGACCTTAAGCGGCGAAAACGGCGTGTGGGCGAAGCTGCTGTTTCCGGAATATTATGAGAGCTATGACGAGATCGCGCCGGCACATATTTTCGGCAGAAATATTGTGGGGGAGGGATTCCGGGCGAGACAGAGCTTCCGCGAGGACGTGCTCGATTTCGCACAGTACGATAAGATTTTCCCGCAGGCGTGTGTGGATGAATCGGAGGCAACGCTGGGACGGCTGGCACTCGACCGCGTGCGCTATGCGGCGGAACTTTCGGAGGCGCCGCGCGGACTTTACGAGGAGTATCTGAAGGCGCACAGCGGTTATCTCATCCGCCGCATCACGGATGACCGGGATCTGGAACTGGCGGAGGATTGCTGCAGCCGGAAGTTTCTGACGCGGGAGGACGTGGCGGCGTGTGCCATGCGCGCGGGGGAAGCGGACTGGGCGGAGGGAGCGGCGGCGCTGCTTCATCTGATGCAGCAGTATTTCGCGGAGAAAACGCCGGACGAGTGCTATTCGTTTGACGATTTTTAA